CGAGAGGACCGGGATGGACGCACCTATGGTGCACCTGTTGTCGTGCCAACGGCACAGCAGGGTAGCTAAGTGCGGAACGGATAAACGCTGAAGGCATCTAAGCGTGAAGCCGCCCTCAAGATTAGATATCCCACAGCTTAAGCTGGTAAGACCCCTTGTAGACCACGAGGTTGATAGGTCGGAGGTGTAAGCGTGGTAACACGTTCAGCTGACCGATACTAATAGGTCGAGGGCTTGTCCTTTGCTAGTCAAGGACCGTTGCCCGTCCTCCCTTTTCTCCTTCACATTACCTTGTCATTCGGTTTTCAGGGTGCGAGTGTGATATGCACCATTAGCTCAGCTGGTAGAGCACCTGACTCTTAATCAGGGTGTCCAGGGTTCGAGTCCCTGATGGTGTACCAGACGGATCGCGCTTCACGCGCTTTCCATATACGGCCCGTTGGTCAAGCGGCTAAGACGCAGGCCTCTCACGCCTGAAACGGGAGTTCGATTCTCCCACGGGTCACCACCCGCTTTGACGCGGGAAAAGTGAATAGTCGGTGTTTATGACGTTGAGGTTCACCCGTTCCCATCCCGAACACGGAAGTTAAGCTCATCAGTGCCGAAAATACTTGGCTGGCGACGGCCCGGGAAAATAGGTCAATGCCGACACGAAAAACCACCTTTCGCGAGGTGGTTTTTTGCTATGCCCGAATAGTTGCCGTTCCATGACTCGTGCGGCGGGCAACAGGTTTTTTTATTGCTTTTTTTCGTTTGTATGCTATAATAATTACAGAGCAATTCAGCGATTCTCGCACCCATGGCGAAACTTCCTCAATAAGCAGGCGCTCATTTCAAAAAAAAGGAGTGGGTAGATGTGAAAAAAACGATAACGGTTCTTTTGGTGTTCGCCATGCTTCTGTCACTGCCGTTAGCGAGTTTTGTCAGCATCGGAGCCGCCACGGAAGAGAACGTCGCACTCAACAAGCCCGCGCGAAGCAACCTCAACCGCGCGGACGCGCATCTCGTGACCGACGGCAACAGCGAAACCTACTGGAAGGGCCGCGAATACCCTTCGTACGTCGACGTCGATCTCGTCGACAATTACGAGTTGGAAAAACTCGTGATCAAGCACCCGTCTTCCGTGAGATCCGTTTACAGATACACGGTCTACGGCAGCGTCGACGGCGTGAACTACAATCAGATAGCGCAGAAATCCGACGACAACCCCGTTTCGCGCGCCGGCGACACATATATTTTCGCCGAAAAGCCGCTCGTCCGCGTGATCAGGGTTTATCTGGAATATACCTCCGACGGCAGCAACGTATATTTGGGCGAGATCCTCGCGTACGGCGAGAAATCAGACGCGCCCGTAATCGACAACAGCGACGATCTGGTCATACCGGACTATGACGAAACCGAATACGCCGCTCCGATAACGGTCGACGACACGATAGCGGAGGTGCGCGGAATAGTCGAACGCACCGTCGGCGCGGACTATCTCGACTGGTTCGAGTTTGAGATCCGGCAGGACGCCTCGGCGGGAAATGACTACTATGTCCTCGAGGATACCCCGGAAGGGAAGATCCGCATCCGCGCGAACAACGGAGTTTCGCTCGCCGCGGGCCTGAACTACTACTATAAATACTACTGCAACGTCCACATTTCGCAGGAAACGCGGCAGACGAAAATGCCGGCGAGCGTCGTCCCGATAAACGCGATTGTGCGAAAGGACAGTCAGGTTAAATACAGATACGCCTATAACTACTGCACCTTTTCCTATACGATGGCGTTCTGGGGCGAGAGCAAGTGGCAGGACGAGTTGGACTGGCTCGCGTTATCGGGCGTCAATCTTATGCTCGACGTCACGGGATACGAATACGTATGGCTCAAATACCTGACGGGCATCGGGTATTCCTTCCTTGACGCGAAAGACATCATATGCGGCTCGGCGTACTACGCCTGGCAGTACATGGGCAACATCGAAGGCAAAGAAGCGCCGCTGCACAATCAGTGGTTCACCGACCGCGTGGAGCTTGCGCGCCGCAATCACAGGCGGATGCTCGCGCTCGGCATACAGCCGCTTTTCGAGGTGTATACCGGGATCCTTCCCAACGAGATACTTGATCACGGCGTAGACATAGACGCGAACCTGGTCATGTCTCAGGCGCGTTGGGCGGACATGTACCGCCCGGCGATGCTGCGCACCGACAACGAAACCTATAACTCATACGCTGAAATATTCTATCAGGCGCAGCGCGACGCATTCGGGGACATCACCGATTATTACGGCGGAGATATCTTCCACGAAGGCGGCACGAGGCCCGCGGATCTGAGCGACGCTGTGATTTCCGAGCAGATAATGCAGCAGCTGTTGAAGGCGGACGGGGACGCGGTCTGGGTGATACAGAGCTGGCAGAACAATCCCACCGGCGGGACGCTCAGCACTTTCAGAAAATACCCCGGCCACGCGCTCGTGCTCGATCTTTCCACAAACACCGATCCCAAATGGGCAACGACCGATGAATTCAGCGGCACCCCGTGGATATACAGCACGATTGAACTTCTGGGCGGCCACAAGGACATGCACGGCTGCCTCACGACCTTCTCAAAGCTTCCTTCCTTCATAAAGGAGCGTGAGCACGCGGTAGGCATCGGCTTTGTTACCGAAGGCACCGAGGTCAATCCGGTCCTTTACGAGCTTATGATGGAGGCGTGCTGGGAAAAAAGCGACATAAAACTGTCGACATGGATACGTTCATATATAACGCGGCGCTACGGAGCCGAATCGAAATCCGCGCACGAAGGCTGGCTGATCCTGCTCGAAACTGTTTATAAGGACCTGGATTACTGGCACGTCGACACGAGCAACTCCTCCGCTTTCGCGACGATATGGACGCCTTCCGAGCCGACTTACAACCTAGAAGAGCTCGAAAAGGGGATGATCTATCTTCTTGACGACTACGCCGTTCTTTCCGAGAGCGAGTGTTATCTTTACGACGTATCCGACGTGTTGA
This is a stretch of genomic DNA from Clostridia bacterium. It encodes these proteins:
- a CDS encoding alpha-N-acetylglucosaminidase C-terminal domain-containing protein, with protein sequence MKKTITVLLVFAMLLSLPLASFVSIGAATEENVALNKPARSNLNRADAHLVTDGNSETYWKGREYPSYVDVDLVDNYELEKLVIKHPSSVRSVYRYTVYGSVDGVNYNQIAQKSDDNPVSRAGDTYIFAEKPLVRVIRVYLEYTSDGSNVYLGEILAYGEKSDAPVIDNSDDLVIPDYDETEYAAPITVDDTIAEVRGIVERTVGADYLDWFEFEIRQDASAGNDYYVLEDTPEGKIRIRANNGVSLAAGLNYYYKYYCNVHISQETRQTKMPASVVPINAIVRKDSQVKYRYAYNYCTFSYTMAFWGESKWQDELDWLALSGVNLMLDVTGYEYVWLKYLTGIGYSFLDAKDIICGSAYYAWQYMGNIEGKEAPLHNQWFTDRVELARRNHRRMLALGIQPLFEVYTGILPNEILDHGVDIDANLVMSQARWADMYRPAMLRTDNETYNSYAEIFYQAQRDAFGDITDYYGGDIFHEGGTRPADLSDAVISEQIMQQLLKADGDAVWVIQSWQNNPTGGTLSTFRKYPGHALVLDLSTNTDPKWATTDEFSGTPWIYSTIELLGGHKDMHGCLTTFSKLPSFIKEREHAVGIGFVTEGTEVNPVLYELMMEACWEKSDIKLSTWIRSYITRRYGAESKSAHEGWLILLETVYKDLDYWHVDTSNSSAFATIWTPSEPTYNLEELEKGMIYLLDDYAVLSESECYLYDVSDVLRQYLSGYQAIMYNEFMKAYDDGDLALFREKSAKFLKSFDLLDQIQQTRVNCTLGEWLGLATDAAASYDDFSRRIFEKSAKALITVWHAMGSLMDYAYRAYSGLITDYYKPRWEKRVKAWDDRLNGINTPFPSSAQFDDSGWIYVLEDKEYGRELNNDKAGVAAAASDVLQYYSFVPSIKDIDTNHLLFNLALKKNVWATSYEYDSEPEYAVNGLRTIESKYWGAQYPCSLTIDLKDVYEIEKFNIVNFYSTDRYYHYEIYLSTNNRDYVKVAEKVNSDPPTAAGDTYEIEPTPARYVKVTMTYNSRNTGAHIVEVEAWGDNPNISAAQRRVLIKQLEAQQKKIEELRACYRGVLSTVTEFSTQSPQPQDVDGDGAITVSDVLLVMRMVVGFDPVDLNGDANGDGHVNICDALILLRSAVGVI